The following proteins are encoded in a genomic region of Populus trichocarpa isolate Nisqually-1 chromosome 13, P.trichocarpa_v4.1, whole genome shotgun sequence:
- the LOC18104215 gene encoding peroxidase 4, which yields MDSSSFSKAIVTLAILVMLSMGSSNAQLSIDFYSKSCPHLLSTVKPVVQSAINKEARMGASILRLFFHDCFVNGCDGSLLLDDTSSFTGEKNAAPNKNSARGFEVIDNIKSAVEKACPGVVSCADILAIAARDSTVILGGPEWDVKLGRRDARTASQAAANNSIPRPTSNLNQLISRFNALGLSTRDMVALSGSHTIGQARCTNFRARIYNETTIDSSLAQTRRSNCPRTSGSGDNNLAPLDLQTPTRFENNYYKNLINRRGLLHSDQQLFNGGSTDSIVSTYSSNENTFRSDFVAGMIKMGDIRPLTGSRGEIRNNCRRIN from the exons ATGGATTCTTCGTCATTTTCCAAAGCCATTGTAACCTTGGCCATCCTAGTTATGCTCTCCATGGGGAGCTCCAATGCTCAGCTTTCAATAGATTTCTACTCCAAATCTTGCCCACATCTCCTTTCAACAGTTAAACCTGTTGTTCAATCTGCCATAAACAAAGAAGCACGTATGGGTGCATCAATTCTTCGTTTATTCTTCCACGACTGTTTTGTTAAT GGATGTGATGGATCACTTTTACTTGATGACACGTCTTCTTTCACCGGAGAGAAAAATGCAGCTCCAAACAAGAATTCTGCGAGAGGATTTGAGGTCATTGACAACATAAAGTCCGCAGTTGAGAAAGCATGTCCTGGTGTGGTCTCATGTGCTGATATACTGGCCATTGCTGCTAGAGACTCCACTGTTATT CTTGGAGGACCCGAATGGGACGTTAAACTTGGAAGGAGAGATGCAAGAACTGCGAGCCAGGCTGCTGCCAACAATAGCATTCCACGTCCAACTTCTAACTTGAACCAGCTCATTTCTAGATTCAATGCTCTTGGCCTGTCCACCAGAGATATGGTGGCTTTATCTG GTTCCCACACAATTGGACAAGCAAGATGCACAAACTTTAGGGCACGCATATATAATGAGACCACCATAGACAGTTCCTTGGCTCAGACAAGAAGGTCAAACTGCCCACGTACTTCTGGCTCGGGGGACAACAACTTGGCACCACTTGATTTGCAAACTCCTACACGTTTTGAGAACAATTATTACAAGAACTTGATTAACAGGAGGGGCTTGCTCCATTCTGATCAACAGTTGTTCAATGGAGGATCCACTGATTCAATAGTCAGTACCTATAGCTCCAATGAAAacaccttcagatcagattttgtTGCTGGCATGATCAAGATGGGAGATATCAGGCCTCTCACTGGATCCAGAGGAGAGATTAGAAATAATTGCAGGAGGATCAACTAA
- the LOC18104216 gene encoding uncharacterized protein LOC18104216, whose protein sequence is MEAENIRINNNNNNKKRSSRKPLADCTNLSPSSSTSSTNNIPSSSSFKKPSILSFSLNKFPNTKNKPGSTPSHKTPASKSAAVSPPTPSHPPESSPLPGSFGDEIFEPHSVYTRRQSTEGKRKSKGRASFTPAPKTEFASYKMNDVGVTHPSKSLAVHRKKRRCGALSDGDEKKHALPQDYIEQQRAYFAEIDAFELSEEEFNARKILGRKIMSFHRKMFKEMNLDRFLCNFPSSILQGVKFTVHGMVMVFLRYSSSLKGT, encoded by the exons ATGGAAGCAGAGAATATTaggattaataataataataataataagaaaagaagcaGCAGAAAGCCACTGGCAGATTGCACGAACCTTTCACCATCTTCCTCAACATCATCGACTAACAacattccttcttcttcttcttttaagaaACCATccattctctccttttctcttaataaattcccaaacaccaaaaataaaCCTGGATCCACCCCTTCCCACAAGACCCCTGCTTCCAAATCCGCCGCCGTTTCGCCCCCGACACCTTCTCACCCACCTGAATCCTCTCCTCTCCCTG GAAGTTTCGGTGATGAGATTTTTGAGCCGCATTCAGTTTACACTCGGAGACAGTCTACCGAAGGTAAAAGGAAGAGTAAAGGGAGGGCAAGTTTCACTCCTGCACCGAAGACCGAATTCGCCTC GTATAAAATGAATGATGTTGGAGTTACTCATCCATCCAAGTCCTTGGCAGTGCATCGCAAAAAG AGACGATGTGGGGCACTGTCTGATGGAGATGAGAAGAAGCATGCCCTGCCACAGGATTATATTGAGCAGCAGAGAGCTTACTTTGCAGAAATCGATGCATTTGAACTCTCCGAGGAGGAG TTTAATGCACGGAAAATCCTTGGGCGAAAGATTATGTCTTTCCATAGAAAAATGTTCAAGGAAATGAACCTGGATAGATTTCTCTGCAATTTTCCAAGTTCTATTTTGCAGGGAGTAAAATTTACGG TTCATGGGATGGTAATGGTTTTTCTCCGTTACTCCAGTTCCTTGAAGGGAACCTAG
- the LOC18104217 gene encoding BTB/POZ domain-containing protein At3g56230 isoform X1, which translates to MDCSICCSMPLILRPPRNTICGACYEGAKSVITLMNKLESDETADKATNSLPSSPNPCKPQPLANIPRWMISMKDRESELNEKISFLSSFIALFKDQILTDIQLKPGNDGPSISAHRALLAARSEIFKNMLDSDAYKAPASDTIMLPELNHQELESLLEFLYSGNLPSEKLEKHVYSLTLAADKYDIPYLLKFCERHMLRFLNSSNALDVLEISDTCSNKTLKETALNFIVKNMEDVVFSTKYEAFVPENPHLAVQITRALLMDVKNRRNSGV; encoded by the exons ATGGACTGCTCAATTTGTTGCTCTATGCCATTGATCTTAAGGCCTCCAAGGAATACCATTTGCGGAGCATGCTACGAGGGAGCTAAGAGCGTCATCACCTTGATGAACAAGCTTGAAAGTGATGAAACAGCTGACAAGGCCACCAATTCTCTACCTTCTTCGCCAAATCCGTGTAAG CCTCAGCCACTTGCTAATATTCCAAGATGGATGATTAGTATGAAGGATAGAGAATCTGAACTGAATGAGAAGATAAGTTTTCTCAGTAGCTTTATTGCCttatttaaagatcaaattcTCACGGACATACAACTCAAGCCTGGCAATGATGGGCCTTCCATATCTGCACACAGAGCATTACTG GCAGCAAGATCtgaaatatttaagaacatGCTGGACTCAGATGCCTACAAAGCTCCTGCAAGCGACACCATAATGCTCCCTGAATTGAACCATCAAGAGCTTGAGTCTCTATTAGAATTTCTTTACAGTGGAAACTTGCCTAGCGAAAAGCTGGAGAAGCATGTCTACTCATTGACCCTTGCAGCTGACAAATATGATATTCCATACCTGCTCAAATTTTGCGAAAGGCATATGCTCAGATTCCTGAACTCATCTAATGCTCTTGACGTGTTAGAAATCTCGGATACATGTTCCAACAAAACACTAAAGGAGACTGCCTTGAATTTCATTGTAAAAAACATGGAGGATGTAGTTTTTTCTACTAAATATGAAGCTTTTGTACCGGAGAACCCACATTTAGCTGTGCAGATTACGAGGGCTCTTTTGATGGATgtcaaaaatagaagaaatagtGGAGTTTGA
- the LOC18104217 gene encoding BTB/POZ domain-containing protein At3g56230 isoform X2: MKQLTRPPILYLLRQIRPQPLANIPRWMISMKDRESELNEKISFLSSFIALFKDQILTDIQLKPGNDGPSISAHRALLAARSEIFKNMLDSDAYKAPASDTIMLPELNHQELESLLEFLYSGNLPSEKLEKHVYSLTLAADKYDIPYLLKFCERHMLRFLNSSNALDVLEISDTCSNKTLKETALNFIVKNMEDVVFSTKYEAFVPENPHLAVQITRALLMDVKNRRNSGV; the protein is encoded by the exons ATGAAACAGCTGACAAGGCCACCAATTCTCTACCTTCTTCGCCAAATCCGT CCTCAGCCACTTGCTAATATTCCAAGATGGATGATTAGTATGAAGGATAGAGAATCTGAACTGAATGAGAAGATAAGTTTTCTCAGTAGCTTTATTGCCttatttaaagatcaaattcTCACGGACATACAACTCAAGCCTGGCAATGATGGGCCTTCCATATCTGCACACAGAGCATTACTG GCAGCAAGATCtgaaatatttaagaacatGCTGGACTCAGATGCCTACAAAGCTCCTGCAAGCGACACCATAATGCTCCCTGAATTGAACCATCAAGAGCTTGAGTCTCTATTAGAATTTCTTTACAGTGGAAACTTGCCTAGCGAAAAGCTGGAGAAGCATGTCTACTCATTGACCCTTGCAGCTGACAAATATGATATTCCATACCTGCTCAAATTTTGCGAAAGGCATATGCTCAGATTCCTGAACTCATCTAATGCTCTTGACGTGTTAGAAATCTCGGATACATGTTCCAACAAAACACTAAAGGAGACTGCCTTGAATTTCATTGTAAAAAACATGGAGGATGTAGTTTTTTCTACTAAATATGAAGCTTTTGTACCGGAGAACCCACATTTAGCTGTGCAGATTACGAGGGCTCTTTTGATGGATgtcaaaaatagaagaaatagtGGAGTTTGA